One genomic window of Ziziphus jujuba cultivar Dongzao chromosome 4, ASM3175591v1 includes the following:
- the LOC112491594 gene encoding uncharacterized protein LOC112491594, with product MKDLSFFLLKNSLGGKMKKGMRNLCNGDTSTSTLNQQNNSALAAATCPLPNLNLDTDIDIDHNSSAEKSSSSNPNSTGAAAAPAPTLEEMILKLEMEEANARQAKMIKKYCKGREGRMSCVNSNNIISNSSDILLSARNALNQYPRFSLDGKDAMYRSSFRNSDDTIKPSRKSVCCDFRSGSKLLMQQHPPIDHDYLQYSSSSSAAKLVPITTATTTTTLAGERVKWCKPGVVAKLMGLDAMPVPVPVKLNTKEKLSSLLKTHNLVRTRAQRQPMQTATATVADDHRTGWPSTHPYFF from the coding sequence ATGAAAGATCTGTCCTTTTTCCTGCTCAAGAACTCTTTAGGAGGCAAGATGAAGAAAGGCATGAGAAACCTTTGCAACGGGGATACCTCCACCTCTACCCTCAACCAGCAAAACAACTCGGCCTTGGCTGCTGCCACATGTCCACTTCCTAATTTAAATTTGGATactgatattgatattgatcaCAATTCATCAGCAGAAAAAAGTAGCAGTAGCAATCCTAATAGTACCGGTGCAGCAGCTGCTCCGGCTCCAACACTGGAGGAAATGATTTTGAAGTTAGAAATGGAAGAGGCAAATGCGAGACAAGCAAAGATGATCAAAAAGTACTGTAAGGGGCGGGAGGGAAGGATGTCCTGCGTCAACAGCAATAATATTATTAGCAATTCCTCCGACATTTTACTGTCTGCGAGGAATGCTTTGAATCAGTATCCTCGCTTCTCTCTGGATGGCAAGGATGCCATGTATCGCTCTTCCTTTAGAAACTCTGATGATACTATTAAGCCCAGCAGAAAATCGGTGTGCTGTGATTTTCGATCGGGATCCAAATTATTAATGCAGCAGCATCCTCCGATTGATCATGATTATTTGCAatattcatcatcatcgtcaGCAGCTAAACTAGTACCAATTACTACcgctactactactactactttaGCGGGGGAGAGAGTGAAATGGTGCAAACCAGGCGTGGTAGCCAAGTTGATGGGGCTAGATGCCATGCCAGTTCCAGTGCCAGTCAAACTAAATACCAAGGAAAAGCTCAGCTCTCTCTTAAAAACACACAACCTCGTGAGGACGAGGGCCCAAAGGCAACCTATGCAGACTGCTACTGCTACCGTAGCAGATGATCATAGAACCGGTTGGCCGTCAACCCACCCctactttttttaa
- the LOC107419343 gene encoding uncharacterized protein LOC107419343 — protein MEAIMPLLILLRALIVAAVIPSVFSFSSTVPAFLWSPHYHHHHPGLEAAVNYQTITPKDLAKSVLSEGGWSKIVCSGNKLKQPVDLALVFVGREFQSSDIYAKKHADGGLVDLLKVAYSRSNFSMAFPYIAASEEETMANSLLAGFTEICGPDIIFTNVTFSQSCSPVGGNFQKLENLHSVHEYLWSRMEKRTKGGVDLIVFCHEGSESVKEAEQSLSESEVLGDLINSVDQSGAKYVVLYVTDPFASIHYPSHREIERFLAESASGNSSANSTFCDEVCQIKSSLLEGLFVGIVLLIILISGICCMMGIDTPTRFEAPQES, from the exons ATGGAGGCAATTATGCCCTTGCTCATCTTGTTGCGGGCTTTGATTGTTGCCGCAGTTATTCCATCtgtgttttcattttcttccacGGTGCCTGCTTTTCTGTGGTCGCCTCattaccatcatcatcatccagg ACTGGAGGCTGCTGTAAATTATCAGACCATCACTCCAAAGGACCTTGCAAAGTCTGTTCTATCTGAAGGAGGCTGGTCAAAGATAGTG TGCTCAGGGAACAAACTGAAGCAACCTGTGGATCTGGCTCTTGTATTTGTTGGTAGAGAG TTCCAATCTTCAGATATTTATGCAAAGAAACATGCTGATGGGGGTCTAGTGGACTTGCTTAAG GTCGCCTATTCAAGATCtaatttttcaatggcattCCCGTACATTGCTGCATCGGAGGAGGAGACAATGGCAAATTCTTTGCTTGCAGGGTTTACAGAGATTTGTGGGCCAGATATTATATTCACTAATGTTACTTTCTCACAGTCCTGCTCTCCAGTGGGTGGAAATTTTCAGAAACTTGAAAACCTGCACTCAGTCCAT GAATATCTGTGGTCGAGGATGGAGAAGAGAACAAAGGGGGGAGTAGATTTGATTGTGTTCTGCCATGAAGGATCTGAATCTGTAAAAGAAGCTGAGCAATCACTTTCGGAGA GTGAAGTTTTGGGTGATCTTATTAATTCTGTGGATCAATCTGGGGCAAAATATGTGGTTCTCTATGTTACAGATCCTTTTGCTTCAATTCATTATCCTTCTCATCGGGAAATAGAAAGGTTTCTGGCTGAAAGTGCCTCAGGAAACAGTTCGGCCAATTCTACATTCTGTGATGAAGTTTGTCAGATCAAATCATCTCTTCTGGAAGGACTTTTTGTT GGCATTGTTTTGCTTATAATCTTAATATCAGGCATCTGCTGCATGATGGGAATTGACACTCCAACGAGATTTGAGGCACCTCAGGAGTCTTGA
- the LOC107419366 gene encoding kinesin-like protein KIN-14T isoform X2, giving the protein MEGTLNFPGVVPRAIEALFKQAVNSNHAFLFSFSMLEIYLGNLKDLLVPHPVKAMDSMPPCLSIRTDLRGEVEIDNLVAIQVNDFNQAMKLYRLGCRFRSTASTNSNTKSSRSHCLIRLSITCYDAPERRRETNKVWLIDLGGSERVLKTKAWGRRLDEGKAINLSLSALGDVINALQKKNGHVPYRNSKLTQVLKDSLGEDSKSLMLVHVSPKEEDLCETICSLNFATRVRSIHLGMLDSAEEREQKENAMMNLQQKMKMIEDERQDIMNNIKKLHVELENLMGTAPSSNEEPDASHSFIEMNQYNAERMRNKTTDNIAATILQVPRFMRPTFCSRGKSGINHQLLEDKAKTTARRRRPLSRAESVGFPVKCTSAYNSDCSISRTSCLMGLNVESSADNGTEYTQDEYDIKKIVFPEQETSPESSVHGSLVNNEGCGNRKVNNCSSAKYLKVDNWLRLHKKEPTISGSSHQSKRVLAIPVPEKKHTCNGQKKDKLQDAKEHYYKNERENISNLEKLKGVNMKGSGRSIQRITKIDTAPILADFVNKDSRCDLICASDKTDGDIIKHAKGSLHGQSMEESKTDSPNQDNNPINKCVEMQEAKDERECSNYFWSNNSERSQHSKNDVDYRMLDAREDSGLSISKSEQEPHSPQVPADMGLKEGKKEGLDNLDQSSAVGSKPSILEMRSQRGLFAGKSKPKDLFTTMVKSKDNTKNSGIYHLFKEKIQILWATALLGMGFQTLGLEHDFFHGLML; this is encoded by the exons ATG GAAGGTACTCTTAATTTCCCAGGAGTCGTGCCACGTGCAATTGAAGCACTTTTTAAGCAAGCAGTCAATAGCAACCATGCGTTTCTCTTCAGTTTCAGTATGCTTGAGATTTACTTAGGAAATCTCAAGGACTTGCTTGTCCCTCATCCAGTGAAAGCAATGGATTCTATGCCGCCATG CCTTTCAATTCGAACAGACTTAAGGGGTGAGGTTGAAATCGACAACCTTGTGGCTATTCAAGTGAATGACTTCAATCAAGCTATGAAGCTATATAGATTAGGATGCCGATTCAGATCAACCGCTTCTACAAATTCTAACACTAAATCAAGCAGATCACACTG CTTGATTCGTTTGTCAATCACATGTTATGATGCTCCAGAGAGGCGTAGAGAAACAAATAAAGTTTGGTTAATCGACCTTGGGGGAAGTGAGCGTGTGCTTAAGACAAAGGCATGGGGTAGAAGACTTGATGAAGGAAAAGCCATCAACTTGTCGCTTTCAGCTCTTGGAGATGTCATCAATGcccttcaaaagaaaaatggccATGTACCTTACAG GAACAGCAAGTTGACACAGGTTCTTAAAGATTCCCTTG GAGAGGATTCAAAGTCTCTGATGCTAGTTCATGTCAGTCCTAAAGAAGAAGATCTGTGTGAGACAATATGTTCTTTAAATTTCGCAACAAGGGTGAGAAGCATTCATCTGGGAATGCTTGATTCTGCT GAAGAGAGAGAGCAGAAGGAAAATGCGATGATGAATCTGcagcaaaaaatgaaaatgattgaAGATGAGCGCCAAGATATTATGAATAATATCAAGAAGTTACATGTGGAACTAGAAAATTTGATGGGGACAGCCCCATCTTCAAATGAAGAACCAGATGCCTCCCATTCGTTTATTGAAATGAATCAATATAATGCTGAAAGAATGAGGAACAAAACTACAGATAACATAGCAGCCACCATATTGCAGGTGCCAAGATTTATGAGGCCAACTTTTTGCAGCAGAGGAAAATCTGGAATAAATCACCAACTTTTGGAAGACAAAGCCAAAACCACTGCAAGACGGAGAAGGCCACTGTCTCGTGCTGAGTCTGTGGGTTTCCCTGTAAAGTGCACTTCAGCATACAATTCAGATTGCAGTATTTCCAGAACTAGCTGTTTGATGGGTCTGAATGTGGAAAGTAGTGCAGATAATGGAACAGAATACACTCAAGATGAGTATGACATTAAAAAGATAGTATTCCCGGAACAAGAAACATCACCAGAGAGTTCAGTACATGGTTCCCTCGTTAACAATGAAGGGTGTGGAAATAGAAAGGTTAATAACTGTAGCTCTGCAAAATATTTGAAGGTTGACAATTGGCTTCGGTTACATAAGAAGGAACCTACCATCAGTGGTAGTTCTCATCAGAGTAAACGAGTTTTAGCAATTCCTGTCCCAGAGAAGAAACATACATGTAATGGACAGAAAAAAGACAAATTGCAAGATGCGAAAGAACATTATTATAAGAATGAAAGGGAAAATATTTCCAACCTTGAAAAACTGAAGGGTGTCAATATGAAGGGATCTGGAAGGTCTATACAAAGAATAACTAAAATCGATACAGCTCCAATTCTGGCGGATTTTGTGAATAAGGACTCAAGGTGTGATTTGATATGTGCATCAGATAAAACTGATGGAGACATAATAAAGCATGCAAAAGGTTCATTACATGGACAGTCAATGGAAGAAAGCAAAACTGATAGTCCCAATCAAGATAATAATCCCATCAACAAGTGTGTGGAAATGCAAGAAGCAAAGGATGAAAGAGAATGTTCAAATTATTTTTGGTCAAACAACAGTGAAAGGAGTCAACATTCTAAAAATGATGTTGATTATAGAATGTTGGATGCAAGAGAAGATTCTGGGTTGTCAATCTCAAAATCAGAACAAGAACCACACTCTCCACAAGTGCCTGCTGATATGGGTTTGAAAGAAGGTAAAAAAGAAGGCTTGGACAACTTAGATCAGAGCTCAGCAGTGGGATCAAAACCCAGCATACTCGAAATGAGATCCCAAAGAGGGTTATTTGCAGGCAAATCGAAACCAAAAGACCTGTTTACTACAATGGTGAAATCAAAAGATAATACCAAGAACTCAG GAATTTACCACctttttaaagagaaaattcAGATCTTATGGGCCACTGCTCTTCTAGGAATGGGATTTCAAACTTTGGGACTCGAACATGATTTTTTCCATGGTTTAATGCTTTGA
- the LOC107419366 gene encoding kinesin-like protein KIN-14T isoform X1: MDPRKSVHKLDETIHSLLGLKSHLTSSWVKSVCDIIKSLPYEISHSETIRDSLEKKDDDMSSLIPNIEDELAFLTSHINQLNAQRRQVLNDLLDLKGNIRVFCRIRPITSEENFGHFRPLSALDSSNVLLKLADNKGKTYSFDKVFGADSSQDEVFSEVEPVIKSALDGYNACIFAYGQTGTGKTFTMEGTLNFPGVVPRAIEALFKQAVNSNHAFLFSFSMLEIYLGNLKDLLVPHPVKAMDSMPPCLSIRTDLRGEVEIDNLVAIQVNDFNQAMKLYRLGCRFRSTASTNSNTKSSRSHCLIRLSITCYDAPERRRETNKVWLIDLGGSERVLKTKAWGRRLDEGKAINLSLSALGDVINALQKKNGHVPYRNSKLTQVLKDSLGEDSKSLMLVHVSPKEEDLCETICSLNFATRVRSIHLGMLDSAEEREQKENAMMNLQQKMKMIEDERQDIMNNIKKLHVELENLMGTAPSSNEEPDASHSFIEMNQYNAERMRNKTTDNIAATILQVPRFMRPTFCSRGKSGINHQLLEDKAKTTARRRRPLSRAESVGFPVKCTSAYNSDCSISRTSCLMGLNVESSADNGTEYTQDEYDIKKIVFPEQETSPESSVHGSLVNNEGCGNRKVNNCSSAKYLKVDNWLRLHKKEPTISGSSHQSKRVLAIPVPEKKHTCNGQKKDKLQDAKEHYYKNERENISNLEKLKGVNMKGSGRSIQRITKIDTAPILADFVNKDSRCDLICASDKTDGDIIKHAKGSLHGQSMEESKTDSPNQDNNPINKCVEMQEAKDERECSNYFWSNNSERSQHSKNDVDYRMLDAREDSGLSISKSEQEPHSPQVPADMGLKEGKKEGLDNLDQSSAVGSKPSILEMRSQRGLFAGKSKPKDLFTTMVKSKDNTKNSGIYHLFKEKIQILWATALLGMGFQTLGLEHDFFHGLML, translated from the exons ATGGACCCCAGAAAATCTGTACACAAGCTTGATGAAACAATCCATTCCCTTTTAGGCCTGAAGTCACATCTCACATCTAGCTGGGTCAAATCTGTTTGTGATATCATAAAAAGCCTACCATATGAAATTTCACACTCTGAAACAATTAGAGATTCCTTAGAGAAAAAAGATGATGATATGAGCAGTCTCATCCCAAACATTGAAG ATGAACTTGCTTTCTTGACTTCCCACATAAATCAACTCAACGCACAGAGAAGGCAGGTCCTAAATGACCTTCTGGACTTGAAAG GAAACATTCGTGTATTTTGTCGCATCAGACCAATCACATCAGAGGAGAATTTTGGCCATTTTAGACCTCTTTCTGCTTTGGACTCAAGTAATGTTCTTCTCAAGCTCGCTGATAATAAGGGTAAAACCTACAGCTTTGACAAGGTTTTCGGTGCAGATTCGTCCCAAG ATGAAGTCTTTTCAGAAGTTGAGCCAGTCATCAAATCGGCCCTGGATGGCTACAATGCATGCATTTTTGCATACGGACAGACTGGAACTGGAAAAACCTTCACCATG GAAGGTACTCTTAATTTCCCAGGAGTCGTGCCACGTGCAATTGAAGCACTTTTTAAGCAAGCAGTCAATAGCAACCATGCGTTTCTCTTCAGTTTCAGTATGCTTGAGATTTACTTAGGAAATCTCAAGGACTTGCTTGTCCCTCATCCAGTGAAAGCAATGGATTCTATGCCGCCATG CCTTTCAATTCGAACAGACTTAAGGGGTGAGGTTGAAATCGACAACCTTGTGGCTATTCAAGTGAATGACTTCAATCAAGCTATGAAGCTATATAGATTAGGATGCCGATTCAGATCAACCGCTTCTACAAATTCTAACACTAAATCAAGCAGATCACACTG CTTGATTCGTTTGTCAATCACATGTTATGATGCTCCAGAGAGGCGTAGAGAAACAAATAAAGTTTGGTTAATCGACCTTGGGGGAAGTGAGCGTGTGCTTAAGACAAAGGCATGGGGTAGAAGACTTGATGAAGGAAAAGCCATCAACTTGTCGCTTTCAGCTCTTGGAGATGTCATCAATGcccttcaaaagaaaaatggccATGTACCTTACAG GAACAGCAAGTTGACACAGGTTCTTAAAGATTCCCTTG GAGAGGATTCAAAGTCTCTGATGCTAGTTCATGTCAGTCCTAAAGAAGAAGATCTGTGTGAGACAATATGTTCTTTAAATTTCGCAACAAGGGTGAGAAGCATTCATCTGGGAATGCTTGATTCTGCT GAAGAGAGAGAGCAGAAGGAAAATGCGATGATGAATCTGcagcaaaaaatgaaaatgattgaAGATGAGCGCCAAGATATTATGAATAATATCAAGAAGTTACATGTGGAACTAGAAAATTTGATGGGGACAGCCCCATCTTCAAATGAAGAACCAGATGCCTCCCATTCGTTTATTGAAATGAATCAATATAATGCTGAAAGAATGAGGAACAAAACTACAGATAACATAGCAGCCACCATATTGCAGGTGCCAAGATTTATGAGGCCAACTTTTTGCAGCAGAGGAAAATCTGGAATAAATCACCAACTTTTGGAAGACAAAGCCAAAACCACTGCAAGACGGAGAAGGCCACTGTCTCGTGCTGAGTCTGTGGGTTTCCCTGTAAAGTGCACTTCAGCATACAATTCAGATTGCAGTATTTCCAGAACTAGCTGTTTGATGGGTCTGAATGTGGAAAGTAGTGCAGATAATGGAACAGAATACACTCAAGATGAGTATGACATTAAAAAGATAGTATTCCCGGAACAAGAAACATCACCAGAGAGTTCAGTACATGGTTCCCTCGTTAACAATGAAGGGTGTGGAAATAGAAAGGTTAATAACTGTAGCTCTGCAAAATATTTGAAGGTTGACAATTGGCTTCGGTTACATAAGAAGGAACCTACCATCAGTGGTAGTTCTCATCAGAGTAAACGAGTTTTAGCAATTCCTGTCCCAGAGAAGAAACATACATGTAATGGACAGAAAAAAGACAAATTGCAAGATGCGAAAGAACATTATTATAAGAATGAAAGGGAAAATATTTCCAACCTTGAAAAACTGAAGGGTGTCAATATGAAGGGATCTGGAAGGTCTATACAAAGAATAACTAAAATCGATACAGCTCCAATTCTGGCGGATTTTGTGAATAAGGACTCAAGGTGTGATTTGATATGTGCATCAGATAAAACTGATGGAGACATAATAAAGCATGCAAAAGGTTCATTACATGGACAGTCAATGGAAGAAAGCAAAACTGATAGTCCCAATCAAGATAATAATCCCATCAACAAGTGTGTGGAAATGCAAGAAGCAAAGGATGAAAGAGAATGTTCAAATTATTTTTGGTCAAACAACAGTGAAAGGAGTCAACATTCTAAAAATGATGTTGATTATAGAATGTTGGATGCAAGAGAAGATTCTGGGTTGTCAATCTCAAAATCAGAACAAGAACCACACTCTCCACAAGTGCCTGCTGATATGGGTTTGAAAGAAGGTAAAAAAGAAGGCTTGGACAACTTAGATCAGAGCTCAGCAGTGGGATCAAAACCCAGCATACTCGAAATGAGATCCCAAAGAGGGTTATTTGCAGGCAAATCGAAACCAAAAGACCTGTTTACTACAATGGTGAAATCAAAAGATAATACCAAGAACTCAG GAATTTACCACctttttaaagagaaaattcAGATCTTATGGGCCACTGCTCTTCTAGGAATGGGATTTCAAACTTTGGGACTCGAACATGATTTTTTCCATGGTTTAATGCTTTGA